Proteins found in one Drosophila busckii strain San Diego stock center, stock number 13000-0081.31 chromosome 2R, ASM1175060v1, whole genome shotgun sequence genomic segment:
- the LOC108597475 gene encoding glycoprotein gp100: protein MQLSKTLVVLACLVACALAQYAPASGHSKLMLTMQANTAAFDQNPAHSMECFSYYYGLITEVQEEYEAAYFGCTSSLNKSLVALNDQYAKIVEELNKSSADACERINACQNSNSSEALQCYSSVGSDDTQVMYKITGQAYESDAAMKGDMATAQKQHDICATECLNKYNNDSSTVNDNLQACLNGAPVPSPIPTSTAAPTEASSEASSEAPTAAPTAAPTADPTAAPTAAPTTAPTAAPTEASTEASTEASTDVPTAEPTTTTEAHESTSAEETTTRSAPRSSSHGTISKNNLKKEMQKWLDHMLH from the exons atGCAATTGAGCAAAACTTTAGTAGTGCTGGCCTGTTTGGTCGCCTGTGCCTTGGCCCAGTACGCACCCGCCAGTGGGCATTCCAAGCTTATGCTGACGATGCAAGCGAACACCGCCGCTTTTGATCAGAATCCTGCGCACTCCATGGAGTGCTTCTCTTACTATTATGGCTTAATAACTGAAGTTCAGGAGGAGTATGAGGCCGCATATTTTGGCTGCACTTCCTCCTTGAACAAGAGCTTGGTGGCGTTGAACGACCAGTACGCCAAAATTGTAGAAGAACTGAATAAAAGTTCGGCGGATGCTTGCGAAAGGATTAACGCATgccaaaacagcaacagcagtgagGCCTTGCAGTGCTACAGCTCCGTG GGTTCGGATGATACTCAAGTTATGTACAAAATAACTGGGCAAGCTTACGAATCCGATGCCGCCATGAAGGGAGACATGGCTACAGCTCAGAAACAGCACGACATATGCGCTACTGAGTGCCTAAATAAGTATAACAATGACTCCAGCACGGTTAATGACAATCTGCAAGCTTGCCTGAATGGTGCGCCCGTGCCCAGTCCAATCCCCACTTCCACTGCGGCTCCCACTGAGGCTTCCAGTGAGGCTTCCAGTGAGGCTCCCACTGCGGCTCCCACTGCGGCTCCCACTGCGGATCCCACTGCGGCTCCCACTGCGGCTCCCACTACGGCTCCCACTGCGGCTCCCACTGAGGCTTCCACTGAGGCTTCCACTGAGGCTTCCACTGATGTACCGACTGCGGAAcccaccacaacaacagaagCCCACGAATCAACCAGCGCAGAAGAAACCACAACTCGTTCTGCACCACGCTCCAGCTCGCATGGAACCATTAGCAAGAATAATCTGAAGAAGGAGATGCAGAAATGGTTAGATCATATGCTACACTAA